From the genome of Leishmania donovani BPK282A1 complete genome, chromosome 12, one region includes:
- a CDS encoding n-ethylmaleimide reductase-like protein: MSSAGNHPVYTHLFRPCRVGRPTMKNRMIMSPLTRCRADDNHVPTAIMTEYYGSRASMGMIITEAIMVQCNYSGFAYEPGLYSAEQVEAWRAITEAVHARGGLIAAQIYHAGRATTPANLTSDGLVPIGPSAMGIPPEAQQCIAQWSRDGKAQAYPQRIHAMTSAEIGAAVKFFTRAARNAMAAGFDAVEIHAGGGYLLDSFLRDAANLRTDEYGGSMENRSRFLLEVVDAVAAAIQPDRVGVRLTPLDTFNGAKDSHPEALTTYVCQQLDARGIAFVDIVRGDSRANVPGNAEVWVRRSFSGAVLAGQGYTSTDMAEQAIADGTVDAVLFGEQAVSNPDLVWRVLTNAPFNRADKSTFFTRGSKGYIDYPVCEPHSFSDPRVVAGMKTRSGGDSSRRLSCQCSTSMTMPAKERPYFAVSQPLLLGATTMKNRLVMGPMPRQRCDAQQCPTAMMEAYYARRSSYGLIISEPCEVQPSYNTYVRGAAISTKAQVQAWRKITDAVHQEGGLMYCQLHHGGRATLPCNITNGKEKRAVGPTTQGISADYRCPAAFAADGKDQPYPAEVVRLSAEKLKWIVKLYVAAAKNAMVAGFDGVEIHAGGGYLIDQFLRKCSNTRDDDYGGSPAGRCRLLDEIVDAVAAVIGRRRVGVRVSPTDLSKGMKDTDQDVVAETVATHMAERKIAYITVASGSDGYYHGPVPACILKKVLQCFGGVVMCDDNTSLAEAEKRVVADAVQGVCITLGAIANPDIMNRAIHGVAPAEPDMHTLFTHNSDGYDSYPTYAEIRKEARAEQARQSAVNRSHYSPPMLNRSTPVAMNNNKSLKAPFVH, from the coding sequence ATGTCATCCGCAGGAAACCACCCCGTGTACACGCACCTTTTCCGGCCGTGCCGCGTGGGCCGGCCGACCATGAAGAACCGCATGATCATGTCGCCGCTgacgcggtgccgcgccgaTGACAACCACGTGCCGACTGCCATCATGACGGAATACTACGGCTCTCGCGCCTCGATGGGGATGATTATCACGGAGGCTATTATGGTTCAGTGCAACTACTCCGGCTTCGCGTATGAGCCCGGCCTGTACTCGGCGGAGCAGGTGGAAGCGTGGCGCGCCATCACGGAGGCCGTCCACGCACGTGGTGGGCTGATCGCGGCTCAGATTTACCACGCAGGCCGCGCCACTACACCGGCCAACCTCACATCGGACGGCTTGGTGCCGATAGGTCCGTCCGCGATGGGTATTCCACCGGAGGCTCAGCAGTGCATTGCGCAGTGGAGCCGCGACGGCAAGGCACAGGCCTACCCGCAGCGCATCCATGCCATGACGTCGGCCGAGATCGGCGCCGCGGTGAAGTTCTTCACCCGCGCAGCTCGCAACGCAATGGCTGCCGGCTTTGACGCGGTGGAAATccacgccggcggtggcTACCTGCTGGACTCTTTCCTGCGGGATGCCGCAAACCTGCGCACGGACGAGTACGGTGGCAGCATGGAGAACCGGTCTCGCTTTCTCCTGGAGGTGGTCGACGCCGTTGCAGCGGCGATCCAGCCGGATCGCGTTGGCGTGCGTCTGACGCCGCTGGACACATTCAATGGCGCAAAGGACAGCCACCCCGAGGCGCTCACCACGTACGTGTGCCAGCAGCTCGACGCTCGCGGCATTGCATTTGTCGACATCGTCCGTGGGGACTCGAGGGCCAATGTGCCGGGGAACGCAGAGGTGTGGGTGCGCCGCTCCTTCAGCGGCGCTGTTCTGGCGGGTCAGGGGTACACATCGACGGACATGGCGGAGCAGGCGATCGCGGACGGCACCGTCGACGCCGTGCTGTTTGGCGAGCAAGCTGTCTCGAATCCGGACCTCGTCTGGCGAGTGCTCACAAATGCCCCGTTCAACCGCGCCGATAAGTCGACCTTCTTTACCCGGGGCAGCAAGGGGTACATTGACTATCCCGTCTGCGAGCCGCACAGCTTCTCCGATCCGCGTGTTGTGGCCGGCATGAAGACCCGCTCTGGAGGGGACAGCAGCCGTCGCTTGTCGTGCCAGTGCTCCACCTCCATGACGATGCCGGCAAAGGAGCGTCCATACTTTGCGGTAtcacagccgctgctgctcggcgcgaCGACAATGAAGAACCGTCTTGTCATGGGCCCCATGCCTCGCCAGCGGTGCgatgcgcagcagtgccCGACCGCCATGATGGAAGCCTACTATGCACGCCGCTCCAGTTACGGTCTGATTATCAGCGAGCCGTGCGAGGTACAACCCAGTTACAACACGTACGTTCGGGGTGCGGCCATCTCGACGAAGGCACAGGTGCAGGCCTGGCGCAAGATCACGGATGCCGTGCATCAGGAGGGGGGCCTCATGTACTgccagctgcaccacggAGGTCGGGCAACGCTGCCGTGCAACATTACCAACGGCAAAGAGAAGCGGGCTGTGGGCCCCACGACGCAGGGCATCTCGGCCGACTACCGCTGCCcggccgccttcgccgcggACGGAAAAGATCAGCCATATCCCGCCGAGGTGGTGAGGCTGAGTGCGGAGAAGCTCAAGTGGATTGTGAAGCTGTACGTAGCGGCGGCAAAGAACGCGATGGTGGCCGGCTTTGACGGCGTCGAGATCCACGCCGGTGGAGGCTACCTGATCGATCAGTTCCTGCGCAAGTGCAGCAACACCCGCGACGACGACTACGGCGGCTCGCCTGCGGGCCGCTGTCGATTGCTGGATGAAATTGTGGACGCAGTGGCCGCGGTCATTGGTCGGCGGCGGGTCGGCGTACGCGTATCCCCAACGGATCTCTCCAAGGGGATGAAGGACACCGATCAAGACGTGGTGGCAGAAACTGTTGCGACGCACATGGCGGAGCGCAAGATCGCTTACATTACCGTGGCGAGCGGCAGTGACGGTTACTACCACGGGCCAGTGCCTGCCTGCATCCTGAAGAAGGTCCTGCAATGCTTCGGCGGTGTTGTCATGTGCGACGACAACACCAGCCTGGCCGAGGCAGAGAAGCGTGTGGTGGCGGATGCCGTGCAGGGTGTGTGCATCACACTGGGTGCAATCGCTAACCCGGACATCATGAACCGAGCCATCCACGGCGTTGCGCCCGCCGAGCCGGACATGCACACTCTCTTCACGCATAACAGCGACGGCTACGACTCGTACCCGACGTATGCGGAGATACGGAAGGAGGCGCGGGCGGAGCAAGCGCGCCAGTCAGCGGTGAACAGATCCCACTACTCCCCTCCGATGTTGAACCGCAGCACCCCTGTTGCGATGAACAATAATAAGAGCCTCAAAGCCCCTTTTGTGCACTGA